A single genomic interval of Primulina huaijiensis isolate GDHJ02 chromosome 7, ASM1229523v2, whole genome shotgun sequence harbors:
- the LOC140980704 gene encoding pyrophosphate-energized membrane proton pump 2 isoform X1 — translation MPVQLRKTLCGQTALVLLFFVCSIILITIFEHCAFCFHFNIFTCYCFLQIFRIFMRINVRVLFMLLLLGLGIIFYIGASTSPIIVFVFSVCIVSFVLSTYLTKWVLSKDEGPPEMVQISDAIRDGAEGFFRTQYGTISKMAILLGLVVLSIYLFRSTTPQQESSGLGRLTTAFVTVASFLLGALCSGIAGYVGMWVSVRANVRVSSAARRSAREALQIAVRAGGFSALVVVGMAVIGIAILYSTFYVWLGVGSPGAMKVTDLPLLLVGYGFGASFVALFAQLGGGIFTKAADVGADLVGKVEQGIPEDDPRNPAVIADLKSMIEVGDNVGDCAARGADLFESIAAEIISAMILGGTMVQRCKIEDPSGFILFPLVVHSFDLVISSVGIFSIRNTRDSGVIGTIEDPMSVLQKGYSMTIILAVITFGLCTRWMLYTDQAPSAWLNFALCGLVGIMMAYIFVWISKYYTDYKHEPVRNLALSNSTGHGTNIIAGISLGLESTALPVLVISISIISAFWLGQTSGLVDESGNPTGGLFGTAVATMGMLSTAAYVLTMDMFGPIADNAGGIVEMSQQPESVREITDVLDAVGNTTKATTKGFAIGSASLASFLLFSAYMDEISAFSQLPFNQVDIAIPEVFIGGLLGSMLIFLFSAWACSAVGRSAQEVVNEVRRQFIERPGIMYYKEKPDYVRCVSIVAAASLREMIKPGALAIISPVVVGLVFRVLGHYTGQPLLGAKVVAAMLMFATVSGILMALFLNTAGGAWDNAKKYIETGALGGKGSDCHKAAVTGDTVGDPFKDTAGPSIHVLIKMLATITLVMAPVFL, via the exons ATGCCTGTCCAACTAAGAAAAACATTGTGCGGCCAAA CTGCTTTAGTTTTACTATTCTTTGTTTGTTCCATTATTCTTATAACGATCTTCGAACATTGTgctttttgttttcattttaacatatttacttgttattgcTTTCTGCAGATCTTTCGTATTTTCATGAGAATAAATGTTCGTGTACTTTTTATGCTTCTGCTCTTGGGACTTGGAATTATCTTTTATATTGGTGCGAGTACCTCCCCGATTATTGTATTTGTGTTTTCAGTTTGCATAGTCAGTTTTGTCTTGTCAACGTATCTTACTAAGTGGGTTCTCAGTAAGGATGAGGGGCCTCCTGAGATGGTCCAG ATATCAGATGCTATACGTGACGGTGCTGAAGGTTTTTTTAGGACACAATATGGAACTATCTCTAAGATGGCTATTTTACTAGGATTAGTGGTCCTCAGCATATACCTGTTTCGCAGTACCACTCCTCAACAAGAATCTTCTGGTTTGGGGAG GTTAACAACTGCATTTGTTACCGTTGCGTCTTTTCTTCTTGGAGCTCTGTGTTCTGGTATTGCTGGCTATGTAGGAATGTGGGTCTCTGTGCGTGCGAATGTTCGAGTTTCAAGTGCAGCTAGAAGATCTGCTCGAGAGGCATTGCAG ATTGCTGTTCGTGCTGGTGGTTTTTCGGCTTTGGTGGTTGTTGGTATGGCTGTAATTGGTATTGCTATACTTTATTCGACATTTTATGTTTGGTTGGGCGTGGGCTCGCCTGGTGCAATGAAGGTTACCGACT TGCCACTTCTTCTTGTCGGATATGGTTTTGGAGCTTCATTTGTTGCACTTTTTGCTCAGCTGGGTGGTGGAATTTTTACAAAAGCAGCTGATGTTGGAGCTGACCTTGTTGGGAAAGTGGAGCAGGGTATTCCTGAAGATGACCCTCGTAATCCTGCTGTAATTGCTGATTTG AAGTCTATGATTGAG GTTGGAGACAATGTTGGTGATTGTGCTGCTCGCGGTGCTGATCTGTTTGAGAGTATTGCTGCAGAAATAATCAGTGCAATGATTCTTGGTGGAACAATGGTACAACGTTGTAAAATTGAAG ATCCATCGGGATTCATTTTGTTTCCTCTCGTTGTTCACTCATTTGACCTGGTGATATCATCAGTGGGAATCTTTTCCATTCGGAATACACGTGACTCTGGAGTCATTGGTACTATAGAGGATCCAATGTCAGTTCTTCAGAAAGGATATTCTATGACAATAATCCTAGCTGTTATCACTTTTGGTttg TGCACACGCTGGATGCTATATACCGACCAAGCACCTTCTGCTTGGTTGAACTTTGCCTTGTGTGGTTTGGTTGGGATTATGATGGCCTATATTTTTGTATGGATCTCCAAATATTACACCGACTACAAGCATGAACCTGTACGCAATTTAGCCCTCTCCAACTCCACTGGACATGGAACAAATATAATTGCTGGGATTAGTTTGGGTTTGGAGTCAACAGCTCTTCCTGTTCTCGTGATAAGCATATCTATTATTTCAGCATTTTGGCTGGGCCAGACTTCAGGACTGGTTGACGAATCTGGAAACCCAACTGGTGGATTATTTGGAACAGCTGTTGCGACAATGGGAATGCTCAGTACAGCAGCTTATGTTCTTACCATGGATATGTTTGGTCCAATAGCTGATAATGCTGGAGGGATTGTTGAAATGAGTCAGCAG CCTGAAAGTGTCCGGGAGATTACTGATGTTCTCGATGCAGTTGGGAATACTACAAAAGCTACCACCAAGGGCTTTGCCATTGGATCTGCATCACTGGcatcttttcttttgtttagtgCTTATATGGATGAAATATCTGCATTTTCACAGTTACCCTTTAATCAG GTTGACATTGCCATTCCCGAAGTTTTTATTGGTGGACTGTTGGGCTCTATGCTTATATTTCTCTTTAGTGCTTGGGCCTGTTCCGCAGTTGGCCGAAGTGCACAAGAGGTTGTGAATGAAGTAAGAAGACAGTTTATTGAGAGACCTGGCATCATG TATTACAAGGAGAAACCGGATTATGTTCGATGTGTTTCTATCGTTGCAGCTGCATCTTTAAGGGAGATGATAAAGCCTGGAGCTTTGGCCATCATATCTCCTGTAGTTGTTG GTTTGGTATTCAGAGTGCTGGGGCATTATACTGGTCAGCCTCTGTTGGGCGCCAAAGTTGTGGCAGCCATGTTGATGTTTGCCACTGTTTCTGGTATCCTCATGGCTCTTTTCCTTAACACTGCGGGTGGTGCCTGGGATAATGCAAAGAAATACATAGAAACAGGTGCTCTCGGAGGCAAAGGCAGTGATTGCCATAAAGCAGCGGTTACCGGTGATAC cGTCGGAGACCCATTCAAAGACACTGCTGGTCCATCAATTCACGTTCTGATCAAGATGCTCGCGACTATAACTCTTGTAATGGCTCCAGTTTTTCTGTGA
- the LOC140980704 gene encoding pyrophosphate-energized membrane proton pump 2 isoform X8 has product MVQISDAIRDGAEGFFRTQYGTISKMAILLGLVVLSIYLFRSTTPQQESSGLGRLTTAFVTVASFLLGALCSGIAGYVGMWVSVRANVRVSSAARRSAREALQIAVRAGGFSALVVVGMAVIGIAILYSTFYVWLGVGSPGAMKVTDLPLLLVGYGFGASFVALFAQLGGGIFTKAADVGADLVGKVEQGIPEDDPRNPAVIADLKSMIEVGDNVGDCAARGADLFESIAAEIISAMILGGTMVQRCKIEDPSGFILFPLVVHSFDLVISSVGIFSIRNTRDSGVIGTIEDPMSVLQKGYSMTIILAVITFGLCTRWMLYTDQAPSAWLNFALCGLVGIMMAYIFVWISKYYTDYKHEPVRNLALSNSTGHGTNIIAGISLGLESTALPVLVISISIISAFWLGQTSGLVDESGNPTGGLFGTAVATMGMLSTAAYVLTMDMFGPIADNAGGIVEMSQQPESVREITDVLDAVGNTTKATTKGFAIGSASLASFLLFSAYMDEISAFSQLPFNQVDIAIPEVFIGGLLGSMLIFLFSAWACSAVGRSAQEVVNEVRRQFIERPGIMYYKEKPDYVRCVSIVAAASLREMIKPGALAIISPVVVGLVFRVLGHYTGQPLLGAKVVAAMLMFATVSGILMALFLNTAGGAWDNAKKYIETGALGGKGSDCHKAAVTGDTVGDPFKDTAGPSIHVLIKMLATITLVMAPVFL; this is encoded by the exons ATGGTCCAG ATATCAGATGCTATACGTGACGGTGCTGAAGGTTTTTTTAGGACACAATATGGAACTATCTCTAAGATGGCTATTTTACTAGGATTAGTGGTCCTCAGCATATACCTGTTTCGCAGTACCACTCCTCAACAAGAATCTTCTGGTTTGGGGAG GTTAACAACTGCATTTGTTACCGTTGCGTCTTTTCTTCTTGGAGCTCTGTGTTCTGGTATTGCTGGCTATGTAGGAATGTGGGTCTCTGTGCGTGCGAATGTTCGAGTTTCAAGTGCAGCTAGAAGATCTGCTCGAGAGGCATTGCAG ATTGCTGTTCGTGCTGGTGGTTTTTCGGCTTTGGTGGTTGTTGGTATGGCTGTAATTGGTATTGCTATACTTTATTCGACATTTTATGTTTGGTTGGGCGTGGGCTCGCCTGGTGCAATGAAGGTTACCGACT TGCCACTTCTTCTTGTCGGATATGGTTTTGGAGCTTCATTTGTTGCACTTTTTGCTCAGCTGGGTGGTGGAATTTTTACAAAAGCAGCTGATGTTGGAGCTGACCTTGTTGGGAAAGTGGAGCAGGGTATTCCTGAAGATGACCCTCGTAATCCTGCTGTAATTGCTGATTTG AAGTCTATGATTGAG GTTGGAGACAATGTTGGTGATTGTGCTGCTCGCGGTGCTGATCTGTTTGAGAGTATTGCTGCAGAAATAATCAGTGCAATGATTCTTGGTGGAACAATGGTACAACGTTGTAAAATTGAAG ATCCATCGGGATTCATTTTGTTTCCTCTCGTTGTTCACTCATTTGACCTGGTGATATCATCAGTGGGAATCTTTTCCATTCGGAATACACGTGACTCTGGAGTCATTGGTACTATAGAGGATCCAATGTCAGTTCTTCAGAAAGGATATTCTATGACAATAATCCTAGCTGTTATCACTTTTGGTttg TGCACACGCTGGATGCTATATACCGACCAAGCACCTTCTGCTTGGTTGAACTTTGCCTTGTGTGGTTTGGTTGGGATTATGATGGCCTATATTTTTGTATGGATCTCCAAATATTACACCGACTACAAGCATGAACCTGTACGCAATTTAGCCCTCTCCAACTCCACTGGACATGGAACAAATATAATTGCTGGGATTAGTTTGGGTTTGGAGTCAACAGCTCTTCCTGTTCTCGTGATAAGCATATCTATTATTTCAGCATTTTGGCTGGGCCAGACTTCAGGACTGGTTGACGAATCTGGAAACCCAACTGGTGGATTATTTGGAACAGCTGTTGCGACAATGGGAATGCTCAGTACAGCAGCTTATGTTCTTACCATGGATATGTTTGGTCCAATAGCTGATAATGCTGGAGGGATTGTTGAAATGAGTCAGCAG CCTGAAAGTGTCCGGGAGATTACTGATGTTCTCGATGCAGTTGGGAATACTACAAAAGCTACCACCAAGGGCTTTGCCATTGGATCTGCATCACTGGcatcttttcttttgtttagtgCTTATATGGATGAAATATCTGCATTTTCACAGTTACCCTTTAATCAG GTTGACATTGCCATTCCCGAAGTTTTTATTGGTGGACTGTTGGGCTCTATGCTTATATTTCTCTTTAGTGCTTGGGCCTGTTCCGCAGTTGGCCGAAGTGCACAAGAGGTTGTGAATGAAGTAAGAAGACAGTTTATTGAGAGACCTGGCATCATG TATTACAAGGAGAAACCGGATTATGTTCGATGTGTTTCTATCGTTGCAGCTGCATCTTTAAGGGAGATGATAAAGCCTGGAGCTTTGGCCATCATATCTCCTGTAGTTGTTG GTTTGGTATTCAGAGTGCTGGGGCATTATACTGGTCAGCCTCTGTTGGGCGCCAAAGTTGTGGCAGCCATGTTGATGTTTGCCACTGTTTCTGGTATCCTCATGGCTCTTTTCCTTAACACTGCGGGTGGTGCCTGGGATAATGCAAAGAAATACATAGAAACAGGTGCTCTCGGAGGCAAAGGCAGTGATTGCCATAAAGCAGCGGTTACCGGTGATAC cGTCGGAGACCCATTCAAAGACACTGCTGGTCCATCAATTCACGTTCTGATCAAGATGCTCGCGACTATAACTCTTGTAATGGCTCCAGTTTTTCTGTGA
- the LOC140980704 gene encoding pyrophosphate-energized membrane proton pump 2 isoform X2: MPVQLRKTLCGQTALVLLFFVCSIILITIFEHCAFCFHFNIFTCYCFLQIFRIFMRINVRVLFMLLLLGLGIIFYIGASTSPIIVFVFSVCIVSFVLSTYLTKWVLSKDEGPPEMVQISDAIRDGAEGFFRTQYGTISKMAILLGLVVLSIYLFRSTTPQQESSGLGRLTTAFVTVASFLLGALCSGIAGYVGMWVSVRANVRVSSAARRSAREALQIAVRAGGFSALVVVGMAVIGIAILYSTFYVWLGVGSPGAMKVTDLPLLLVGYGFGASFVALFAQLGGGIFTKAADVGADLVGKVEQGIPEDDPRNPAVIADLVGDNVGDCAARGADLFESIAAEIISAMILGGTMVQRCKIEDPSGFILFPLVVHSFDLVISSVGIFSIRNTRDSGVIGTIEDPMSVLQKGYSMTIILAVITFGLCTRWMLYTDQAPSAWLNFALCGLVGIMMAYIFVWISKYYTDYKHEPVRNLALSNSTGHGTNIIAGISLGLESTALPVLVISISIISAFWLGQTSGLVDESGNPTGGLFGTAVATMGMLSTAAYVLTMDMFGPIADNAGGIVEMSQQPESVREITDVLDAVGNTTKATTKGFAIGSASLASFLLFSAYMDEISAFSQLPFNQVDIAIPEVFIGGLLGSMLIFLFSAWACSAVGRSAQEVVNEVRRQFIERPGIMYYKEKPDYVRCVSIVAAASLREMIKPGALAIISPVVVGLVFRVLGHYTGQPLLGAKVVAAMLMFATVSGILMALFLNTAGGAWDNAKKYIETGALGGKGSDCHKAAVTGDTVGDPFKDTAGPSIHVLIKMLATITLVMAPVFL; the protein is encoded by the exons ATGCCTGTCCAACTAAGAAAAACATTGTGCGGCCAAA CTGCTTTAGTTTTACTATTCTTTGTTTGTTCCATTATTCTTATAACGATCTTCGAACATTGTgctttttgttttcattttaacatatttacttgttattgcTTTCTGCAGATCTTTCGTATTTTCATGAGAATAAATGTTCGTGTACTTTTTATGCTTCTGCTCTTGGGACTTGGAATTATCTTTTATATTGGTGCGAGTACCTCCCCGATTATTGTATTTGTGTTTTCAGTTTGCATAGTCAGTTTTGTCTTGTCAACGTATCTTACTAAGTGGGTTCTCAGTAAGGATGAGGGGCCTCCTGAGATGGTCCAG ATATCAGATGCTATACGTGACGGTGCTGAAGGTTTTTTTAGGACACAATATGGAACTATCTCTAAGATGGCTATTTTACTAGGATTAGTGGTCCTCAGCATATACCTGTTTCGCAGTACCACTCCTCAACAAGAATCTTCTGGTTTGGGGAG GTTAACAACTGCATTTGTTACCGTTGCGTCTTTTCTTCTTGGAGCTCTGTGTTCTGGTATTGCTGGCTATGTAGGAATGTGGGTCTCTGTGCGTGCGAATGTTCGAGTTTCAAGTGCAGCTAGAAGATCTGCTCGAGAGGCATTGCAG ATTGCTGTTCGTGCTGGTGGTTTTTCGGCTTTGGTGGTTGTTGGTATGGCTGTAATTGGTATTGCTATACTTTATTCGACATTTTATGTTTGGTTGGGCGTGGGCTCGCCTGGTGCAATGAAGGTTACCGACT TGCCACTTCTTCTTGTCGGATATGGTTTTGGAGCTTCATTTGTTGCACTTTTTGCTCAGCTGGGTGGTGGAATTTTTACAAAAGCAGCTGATGTTGGAGCTGACCTTGTTGGGAAAGTGGAGCAGGGTATTCCTGAAGATGACCCTCGTAATCCTGCTGTAATTGCTGATTTG GTTGGAGACAATGTTGGTGATTGTGCTGCTCGCGGTGCTGATCTGTTTGAGAGTATTGCTGCAGAAATAATCAGTGCAATGATTCTTGGTGGAACAATGGTACAACGTTGTAAAATTGAAG ATCCATCGGGATTCATTTTGTTTCCTCTCGTTGTTCACTCATTTGACCTGGTGATATCATCAGTGGGAATCTTTTCCATTCGGAATACACGTGACTCTGGAGTCATTGGTACTATAGAGGATCCAATGTCAGTTCTTCAGAAAGGATATTCTATGACAATAATCCTAGCTGTTATCACTTTTGGTttg TGCACACGCTGGATGCTATATACCGACCAAGCACCTTCTGCTTGGTTGAACTTTGCCTTGTGTGGTTTGGTTGGGATTATGATGGCCTATATTTTTGTATGGATCTCCAAATATTACACCGACTACAAGCATGAACCTGTACGCAATTTAGCCCTCTCCAACTCCACTGGACATGGAACAAATATAATTGCTGGGATTAGTTTGGGTTTGGAGTCAACAGCTCTTCCTGTTCTCGTGATAAGCATATCTATTATTTCAGCATTTTGGCTGGGCCAGACTTCAGGACTGGTTGACGAATCTGGAAACCCAACTGGTGGATTATTTGGAACAGCTGTTGCGACAATGGGAATGCTCAGTACAGCAGCTTATGTTCTTACCATGGATATGTTTGGTCCAATAGCTGATAATGCTGGAGGGATTGTTGAAATGAGTCAGCAG CCTGAAAGTGTCCGGGAGATTACTGATGTTCTCGATGCAGTTGGGAATACTACAAAAGCTACCACCAAGGGCTTTGCCATTGGATCTGCATCACTGGcatcttttcttttgtttagtgCTTATATGGATGAAATATCTGCATTTTCACAGTTACCCTTTAATCAG GTTGACATTGCCATTCCCGAAGTTTTTATTGGTGGACTGTTGGGCTCTATGCTTATATTTCTCTTTAGTGCTTGGGCCTGTTCCGCAGTTGGCCGAAGTGCACAAGAGGTTGTGAATGAAGTAAGAAGACAGTTTATTGAGAGACCTGGCATCATG TATTACAAGGAGAAACCGGATTATGTTCGATGTGTTTCTATCGTTGCAGCTGCATCTTTAAGGGAGATGATAAAGCCTGGAGCTTTGGCCATCATATCTCCTGTAGTTGTTG GTTTGGTATTCAGAGTGCTGGGGCATTATACTGGTCAGCCTCTGTTGGGCGCCAAAGTTGTGGCAGCCATGTTGATGTTTGCCACTGTTTCTGGTATCCTCATGGCTCTTTTCCTTAACACTGCGGGTGGTGCCTGGGATAATGCAAAGAAATACATAGAAACAGGTGCTCTCGGAGGCAAAGGCAGTGATTGCCATAAAGCAGCGGTTACCGGTGATAC cGTCGGAGACCCATTCAAAGACACTGCTGGTCCATCAATTCACGTTCTGATCAAGATGCTCGCGACTATAACTCTTGTAATGGCTCCAGTTTTTCTGTGA
- the LOC140980704 gene encoding pyrophosphate-energized membrane proton pump 2 isoform X7, protein MPVQLRKTLCGQTALVLLFFVCSIILITIFEHCAFCFHFNIFTCYCFLQIFRIFMRINVRVLFMLLLLGLGIIFYIGASTSPIIVFVFSVCIVSFVLSTYLTKWVLSKDEGPPEMVQISDAIRDGAEGFFRTQYGTISKMAILLGLVVLSIYLFRSTTPQQESSGLGRLTTAFVTVASFLLGALCSGIAGYVGMWVSVRANVRVSSAARRSAREALQIAVRAGGFSALVVVGMAVIGIAILYSTFYVWLGVGSPGAMKVTDLPLLLVGYGFGASFVALFAQLGGGIFTKAADVGADLVGKVEQGIPEDDPRNPAVIADLKSMIEVGDNVGDCAARGADLFESIAAEIISAMILGGTMVQRCKIEDPSGFILFPLVVHSFDLVISSVGIFSIRNTRDSGVIGTIEDPMSVLQKGYSMTIILAVITFGLCTRWMLYTDQAPSAWLNFALCGLVGIMMAYIFVWISKYYTDYKHEPVRNLALSNSTGHGTNIIAGISLGLESTALPVLVISISIISAFWLGQTSGLVDESGNPTGGLFGTAVATMGMLSTAAYVLTMDMFGPIADNAGGIVEMSQQPESVREITDVLDAVGNTTKATTKGFAIGSASLASFLLFSAYMDEISAFSQLPFNQVDIAIPEVFIGGLLGSMLIFLFSAWACSAVGRSAQEVVNEVRRQFIERPGIMYYKEKPDYVRCVSIVAAASLREMIKPGALAIISPVVVGGLPWRFRSNMMPLSGLVF, encoded by the exons ATGCCTGTCCAACTAAGAAAAACATTGTGCGGCCAAA CTGCTTTAGTTTTACTATTCTTTGTTTGTTCCATTATTCTTATAACGATCTTCGAACATTGTgctttttgttttcattttaacatatttacttgttattgcTTTCTGCAGATCTTTCGTATTTTCATGAGAATAAATGTTCGTGTACTTTTTATGCTTCTGCTCTTGGGACTTGGAATTATCTTTTATATTGGTGCGAGTACCTCCCCGATTATTGTATTTGTGTTTTCAGTTTGCATAGTCAGTTTTGTCTTGTCAACGTATCTTACTAAGTGGGTTCTCAGTAAGGATGAGGGGCCTCCTGAGATGGTCCAG ATATCAGATGCTATACGTGACGGTGCTGAAGGTTTTTTTAGGACACAATATGGAACTATCTCTAAGATGGCTATTTTACTAGGATTAGTGGTCCTCAGCATATACCTGTTTCGCAGTACCACTCCTCAACAAGAATCTTCTGGTTTGGGGAG GTTAACAACTGCATTTGTTACCGTTGCGTCTTTTCTTCTTGGAGCTCTGTGTTCTGGTATTGCTGGCTATGTAGGAATGTGGGTCTCTGTGCGTGCGAATGTTCGAGTTTCAAGTGCAGCTAGAAGATCTGCTCGAGAGGCATTGCAG ATTGCTGTTCGTGCTGGTGGTTTTTCGGCTTTGGTGGTTGTTGGTATGGCTGTAATTGGTATTGCTATACTTTATTCGACATTTTATGTTTGGTTGGGCGTGGGCTCGCCTGGTGCAATGAAGGTTACCGACT TGCCACTTCTTCTTGTCGGATATGGTTTTGGAGCTTCATTTGTTGCACTTTTTGCTCAGCTGGGTGGTGGAATTTTTACAAAAGCAGCTGATGTTGGAGCTGACCTTGTTGGGAAAGTGGAGCAGGGTATTCCTGAAGATGACCCTCGTAATCCTGCTGTAATTGCTGATTTG AAGTCTATGATTGAG GTTGGAGACAATGTTGGTGATTGTGCTGCTCGCGGTGCTGATCTGTTTGAGAGTATTGCTGCAGAAATAATCAGTGCAATGATTCTTGGTGGAACAATGGTACAACGTTGTAAAATTGAAG ATCCATCGGGATTCATTTTGTTTCCTCTCGTTGTTCACTCATTTGACCTGGTGATATCATCAGTGGGAATCTTTTCCATTCGGAATACACGTGACTCTGGAGTCATTGGTACTATAGAGGATCCAATGTCAGTTCTTCAGAAAGGATATTCTATGACAATAATCCTAGCTGTTATCACTTTTGGTttg TGCACACGCTGGATGCTATATACCGACCAAGCACCTTCTGCTTGGTTGAACTTTGCCTTGTGTGGTTTGGTTGGGATTATGATGGCCTATATTTTTGTATGGATCTCCAAATATTACACCGACTACAAGCATGAACCTGTACGCAATTTAGCCCTCTCCAACTCCACTGGACATGGAACAAATATAATTGCTGGGATTAGTTTGGGTTTGGAGTCAACAGCTCTTCCTGTTCTCGTGATAAGCATATCTATTATTTCAGCATTTTGGCTGGGCCAGACTTCAGGACTGGTTGACGAATCTGGAAACCCAACTGGTGGATTATTTGGAACAGCTGTTGCGACAATGGGAATGCTCAGTACAGCAGCTTATGTTCTTACCATGGATATGTTTGGTCCAATAGCTGATAATGCTGGAGGGATTGTTGAAATGAGTCAGCAG CCTGAAAGTGTCCGGGAGATTACTGATGTTCTCGATGCAGTTGGGAATACTACAAAAGCTACCACCAAGGGCTTTGCCATTGGATCTGCATCACTGGcatcttttcttttgtttagtgCTTATATGGATGAAATATCTGCATTTTCACAGTTACCCTTTAATCAG GTTGACATTGCCATTCCCGAAGTTTTTATTGGTGGACTGTTGGGCTCTATGCTTATATTTCTCTTTAGTGCTTGGGCCTGTTCCGCAGTTGGCCGAAGTGCACAAGAGGTTGTGAATGAAGTAAGAAGACAGTTTATTGAGAGACCTGGCATCATG TATTACAAGGAGAAACCGGATTATGTTCGATGTGTTTCTATCGTTGCAGCTGCATCTTTAAGGGAGATGATAAAGCCTGGAGCTTTGGCCATCATATCTCCTGTAGTTGTTG GAGGTTTACCTTGGCGTTTTAGAAGCAATATGATGCCTTTGAGTGGACTAGTATTTTGA